The genome window GAAATACTGCAGGCACTGTTCAGAACGAGCACCACAAAATCAACCTTATACTCTCATTTTATAAAGACCCTCAAAGTTAAATATAAGCAACAGAATAATCTAATCCTCATTGCTTATATAGTCACATGTAACAATCACAAATGAATAACACCTGAAGCAAACTCATGTTCTTCGAACTGCAAATTGGTTGTAATATCTTTTAGAAAGTTCAAGTAACCTAAAGAAACTCAATATTATCAatagagaaattaaaaattaaaaaataaaaaaaaattctgtcAAAGTGAGCAAAGGGTAGAAAATAGTTTCTGTTATGATATAGAAAAATGGAGTGTGTATTTCTCATTGTGACAACTTTAGAATTTCATGCTATTTGTTAATCCAAGTATAATAATGAACCCAACTTGCTCTTATGATCATACTTGCCTTGAAAATTTTCTTCAAATGACATTCAATCCAACAGTCAACAGATAGCAATTCTAACATTTCAAGAATCCAGATTCCAAACAACATATTTTATAGCTGGACAGGTCAGCACAATATGCAAGGATGTGACCTTTCCAAAAAAACTCCCTAGAATTAAAAAGTCTATCATGAAAGGAACCATAACCAAACAATCACTCTATCAGTATACTTGGTGAATTGTATGTATAGAAAAGTAGCATCATGCATTAATCCTAAGATTTATTAACAAGTTTATATCAAtgtataatttgaaataaactGGATTTGATTAAGTTAAATTCTTCAGGTGCATCATTTTGATGAGAGTGTTTGGGTTGATTTAGAATGGATTACTGTTCATATTTCCCTCCTAGAACTGTCCAGATGGACATTTTCCAATCCATTTTGGTTGAAAAATCCCTTCTACTAAATCATCATTAGTAAAGTTGGATAATGACAAGAAACATGTAAGATAAGAGCTATGAGAGGATGAATCCAAATATGCGGAACAAACATCTCAGTTCAAACAAAGTATACATGAGGAGAGCAGACATTAATAACCAGTGATTAAAATAAGGAAACATCATAGCATTTGTTGTGGAAATTGAATCAATGTAGTGCTAATCTCATTGCCAGACTTGTAATTTAAAAGAGTTGAAAATACTTACGATTTTGGCTGCATTCAAAATGTCTGAAGAGCACTTTAAGTGCAATATCCTAGTCAGCCCAAGTAAACGTTGTTGTGAACTATCCAAAGCATTAGTATGCATAGAGGAGGACCCAACATTTATTTGTCCTTAGGTGGATATGGAAATCAAGCAGTGGTGGTGCTGATGGGAGGTACATAGGTGGTTGTGGTGATGATGGGAGTAGTTAGGCAGGGTGGGGTATATGTAGGTGGTGGGGGTAGATAGGTAGGTGTGATGGAGGTTAGTAAGTGATGGTGAATGTAAATGAAGACTCGTGTATGCTTTTACATttggaaattttgaaaaactCTTTTTagcattttccaaatttatttgTTATGTTGAAGAACTGtgtattttccatttttgtgttttctaatttaaaaaatagttcattttgaatttaaaaaaaaaaaatcatttgtcTATCTTTCTAAAACAATTGAAATTACTTGACAGGACCATTGAACCTGGTGAGAACCAGTAAGGCTGTAACCTTTGAACATGGTTAGTTTGGTCAAACAACAAGCTCCCAGGCTGATCATTCTTTCAAGAAGAGCCATAGACTGGTCCTCTAACGAAGTTCAATGGAATCCACTACAAAGCAactcaattaaattaaatatgtatgCTGCTATGTGCCAACCAACTGGATTAGCTAGTGCCATCCGACTTCTCCAAGGTGAGGAAGGCATATCAGGGATTGTTGCAAATAAAGAATTTATGTATAGCTTCATAGTGTAGTTATGGGGTCTAAGGGAAGGTCTATTGCTAGCAGAGGTAAAGAGACTTGTGGAAATAGTGACCAAGATGGATACTGCTCTTGTAGTCTCTTATATGAACAAAGATGGAAATGTGGAGGGAACATGAGTTTATGCTTGTGACAAATTGCAAGGTACTTGTGTGCATGCGGGATAGGTAGGAGAAATATAAAGCGTCAATCATGAAGGGAATAAATGCGTGGATTCCCAGGACAACTTGGGTCAAGACAGGCTGGAGGGAACTTCTATCCTAGAAGAGCCACCACAAGTACCTGAGCCTTGAGGACCTCCTCAAGGATGACAGAATGCATTGGCCCGGGATAAGCATACGATATTAGGTCACAGCTATGTAACTAGTACCTCAACCAAGCCCAACAACCCAGTAGCCGCAAAGAATCATCTAATGAACATAACTATCCTCGCTATTTAAGTCACTATTAAGCATCGAAAGTGCGAAATGGCATAATGTCACACAACCTAGGTATAGATTGCCTGCAGTTCTAGCATAAGCACAATACTTTCCACCTCCTCATGCCAAGACCTTACATCTTACTTCTAAATTCTCACTGAGGGATTGGAGCAGCACAAATGACAATGTCCTCACaacaaaatttaatcaattcAGCAAGAGTAAATGGGATatctaaatatgcaaaataagaAATGAAGGATACATCAAGTAAAGTCCATGAGCAAATGCACCGGCCAGAACGCCATAGAACAGCCGATCCCTCACAACCGGATTGTGTCGCAGAGAAATCCGAACTGATAAACCAGAGTTCATAACCATTAGGGCATTTAGGAACCAATAATAAAACCTAAAATTGAGAATAATGACAATATAAATACACGCaatttatgaaaacaaaaaaaaaatgaaaacttacTGAGAGGAAGAACAGGAGCATAGACTAAAGGAAGCAGCATCATGAACGGGGGTTGCTTTCGTGTCCTTAAAACTTTCCTTTAAACCAAAAGGGATACACATCAATTCATAAATTCAGTCAggaatcaagaaaaaaaaatcattttttttgttaatttgggtagtatgaaaatcaaatttgtgGTTTGTTATCAAGCAACGGGGCTTACTGCTCATTGGGGATCTGGGGATCGGTCCGTGAAGCCATAGCCGCCGAGAACCAGAAATCGAGACGTCGAGTGACAGAAGAATTGAAAAACTGGTGGCGTCTAAACAGGTGGCCGGGGGCGGTAATACGTTCAATGTAGCTGGCTTGAGGATCCTTCCGCTTTTTATTTCTTAGGCTCCTATGATTTTAACATATCAAATATCAAGCCATCCAATTTGGAAGGCTAATTCCCCCACCAAttttaataaaggaaaaaggtCAAAATTGACTACGGAATATAACATCAAAGGtcactgaaccaaaaaaaaaaagaaaaaaagtacaattagatTATTGAATACTCTATGCAATTTTACCTAATAGTAAATTAATACTAAttttaataaaggaataagatcCAAATTGGTTAGTGAACGTAACATCAAAATGTAATTAAGTCACTGaacaaaa of Ipomoea triloba cultivar NCNSP0323 chromosome 3, ASM357664v1 contains these proteins:
- the LOC116012829 gene encoding uncharacterized protein LOC116012829, which gives rise to MASRTDPQIPNEQKVLRTRKQPPFMMLLPLVYAPVLPLIRISLRHNPVVRDRLFYGVLAGAFAHGLYLISELYDVESK